In Corvus cornix cornix isolate S_Up_H32 chromosome 28, ASM73873v5, whole genome shotgun sequence, one genomic interval encodes:
- the LOC120411448 gene encoding LOW QUALITY PROTEIN: tyrosine-protein kinase JAK3-like (The sequence of the model RefSeq protein was modified relative to this genomic sequence to represent the inferred CDS: inserted 3 bases in 2 codons; deleted 1 base in 1 codon; substituted 1 base at 1 genomic stop codon) yields the protein MAPLGEETPLIGGRSCSLSSAESGSLQVLLYHRAPTPRSGPGSAAGTLSFTFGEYTAEELCVRAAKACGVLPVCHPLFALATEDLSCWFPPNHLFTVDESRSQLVVYRIRFFFPNWXGLGQSQRFQLLNDRAGPVLPYPITDYPFAQSRRDFLRGCVVVGLSLPTQEEGLSLAVLDMLHIAEEEQQSPGQVCSHVSYKSCLPAPLRRQIQQHNFLTRQRLRRXLRQSLRRLGGCHTDGPHLKLKYLLDLERLQAACTEEIFHVRLPGSAAAVAIHVSGESGVSWSCGGSESRQHFCDFPDIADISIKQAASRDGGPVENRLVTLTKADNRVLEVEFPTLREARSFVALLDGYYRLTVDAQHYFCREVAPPRLLEDLENQCHGPISAEFAVNKLEAAGGAPGLFLLRRSPQDFDSYLLTVCVQTRSGRDSKRCQLRRDEDGHLWLSGVARRFCSLRELLGTSGRRGLQAEGAQMHLEVACPPRPKEKSNLLIVRSGVPLSPRLPPVPRAAASTQMMFHKIDPQSLTRGESLGQGSFTQIYKGVKRDQDEEDGPRQTPVVLKVMDSSHRNCLESFLEAASTMSQLSHKHLVLLHGVSLGKDSVMVQEHVRHGPLDLYLRKHHGTVTTGWKLTVAKQLAYXLNYLEDKKIPHGNVSAKKVLLAREGDTAGGSPPFIKLNDPGVSVTVLARDMLVERIPWVAPECVSDPGSLALPADKWGFGATLWEIFSGGNMPLSLLEPQRKLEFYQSHQQLPAPKWPELATLVAQCMEYEPQRRPCFRALIRDLNSLITSDYELLSDLSPTDVTLRDGFWGHDSLAMSQDPELFQERHLKYISLLGKGNFGSVELCRYDPLGDSTGELVAVKKLQQDSAKEIRDFEREIQILHSLQHDFIVQYRGVCYSRGMRGLRLVMEFLPNGCLRDYLQKNQPRLEHCTLLLYAWQICKGMEYLGAQRCVHRDLASRNILVESDSHVKIGDFGLAKLLPQDKDYYVVREPGQSPVFWYAPESLADNIFSRASDTWSFGVLLYELFTYSSKSKSPSEEFLRMMGTGKPAQIICHLLELLKDNRRLPAPAGCPAEVYALMMSCWAFAPSARPTFGQLAPKIEALRDGRSKTRG from the exons ATGGCCCCGCTGGGCGAGGAGACTCCGCTGATCGGGGGCCGCTCGTGCAGCCTCTCCTCGGCCGAGAGCGGCTCCCTGCAGGTGCTCCTGTACCACCGGGCGCCCACCCCGCGCAGCGGCCCCGGCAGCGCCGCCGGCACCCTGAGCTTCACCTTCGGCGAGTACACGGCCGAGGAGCTCTGCGTGCGAGCTGCCAAAGCCTGCG GCGTGCTGCCCGTGTGCCACCCGCTCTTCGCGCTGGCCACGGAGGACCTGAGCTGTTGGTTCCCCCCAAACCATCTGTTCACCGTGGACGAGTCCCGCAGCCAGCTCGTGGTGTACAGGATCAG GTTCTTCTTCCCCAACTGGTGAGGACTGGGACAGTCCCAGCGCTTCCAGCTGCTGAACGACCGGGCTGGGCCTGTCCTGCCCTACCCCATCACTGATTACCCTTTTGCCCAG TCCCGCAGGGATTTCCTCAGGGGCTGCGTGGTCGTGGGGCTGAGCCTGCCCACACAGGAGGAAGGGctgagcctggctgtgctggacaTGCTGCACATCGccgaggaggagcagcagagccccggccagGTCTGCAGCCACGTCAG CTACAAGTCGTGCCTGCCGGCGCCGCTGCGGAGGCAGATCCAGCAGCACAACTTCCTGACCCGCCAGCGCCTCCGCCG GCTTCGGCAATCCCTGCGGCGCCTCGGGGGCTGCCACACGGACGGGCCGCACCTCAAGCTCAAGTACCTGCTGGACCTCGAGCGGCTCCAG GCCGCTTGCACCGAGGAGATTTTCCACGTGCGGCTCCCCGGTTCGGCCGCGGCCGTCGCCATCCACGTGTCCGGAGAGAGCGGCGTGTCCTGGAGCTGCGGCGGTTCCGAG AGCCGCCAGCACTTCTGCGACTTCCCCGACATCGCCGACATCAGCATCAAGCAGGCGGCGAGCCGCGACGGCGGCCCCGTGGAGAACCGGCTGGTCACCCTCACCAAGGCGGACAACCGGGTGTTG GAGGTGGAGTTCCCCACGCTGCGCGAGGCTCGGTCCTTCGTGGCGCTGCTCGATGGCTACTACCGGCTGACGGTGGATGCCCAGCACTACTTCTGCAGGGAGGTGGCCCCTCCGCGGCTGCTGGAGGACCTGGAAAATCAGTGCCACGGGCCCATCAG cgCCGAGTTCGCCGTGAACAAGCTGGAGGCGGCCGGGGGTGCCCCGGGGCTGTTCCTGTTGCGCCGCAGCCCCCAGGACTTCGACAGCTACCTGCTGACCGTGTGCGTCCAG ACCCGATCCGGCCGGGATTCCAAGCGGTGCCAGCTCCGCCGGGATGAGGACGGGCACTTGTGGCTGTCGGGGGTGGCGCGGAGGTTCTGCAGCCTGCGGGAGCTGCTGGGCACCTCCGGGCGCcgggggctgcaggcagagggggCCCAAATGCACCTGGAGGTCGCCTGTCCCCCCCGGCCCAAAG AGAAGTCCAACCTGCTGATCGTTCGGAGCggtgtccccctgtccccccgGCTCCCTCCCGTCCCCCGGGCCGCAGCCTCCACCCAGATGATGTTCCACAAGATCGACCCCCAGAGCCTGACACGG GGCGAGAGCCTGGGCCAGGGCTCCTTCACGCAGATCTACAAAGGCGTCAAACGGGACCAGGACGAGGAGGACGGACCCCGGCAGACCCCGGTGGTGCTCAAGGTCATGGACAGCAGCCACCGCAACTGCCTGGAG TCCTTCCTGGAGGCCGCCAGCACCATGAGCCAGCTCTCCCACAAGcacctggtgctgctgcacGGCGTCAGCCTCGGCAAGGACA GTGTGATGGTGCAGGAGCACGTCCGGCACGGGCCGCTGGACCTGTACCTGCGCAAGCACCACGGCACGGTGACCACCGGCTGGAAGCTGACGGTGGCCAAGCAGTTGGCCT GCCTCAACTACCTG GAGGACAAGAAGATCCCACACGGGAACGTCTCCGCTAagaaggtgctgctggcacGGGAGGGGGACACGGCCGGGGGGAGCCCCCCGTTCATCAAACTCAACGACCCCGGGGTCAGCGTCACCGTCCTGGCCCGGGACA TGCTGGTGGAGCGGATCCCGTGGGTGGCCCCCGAGTGCGTCAGCGATCCCGGGAGCCTGGCGCTGCCGGCCGACAAGTGGGGCTTCGGAGCCACCCTCTGGGAGATCTTCAGTGGGGGGAACATGCCCCTGAGCCTGCTGGAGCCCCAGAGg AAGCTGGAATTCTAccagagccaccagcagctcccagctcccaagTGGCCGGAGCTGGCCACGCTCGTGGCCCAGTGCATGGAATACGAGCCCCAGCGCCGGCCCTGCTTCCGCGCCCTCATCCGTGACCTCAACAGCCTCATCACCTCCG ACTACGAGCTGCTCTCCGACCTGTCCCCCACGGATGTGACACTCCGGGATGGCTTCTGGGGCCACGATTCCCTCGCCATGAGCCAGGATCCCGAGCTCTTCCAGGAGCGGCACCTCAAGTACATCTCGCTGCTGGGCAAG GGGAATTTTGGGAGCGTGGAGCTGTGCCGCTATGACCCCCTGGGCGACAGCACGGGCGAGCTGGTGGCGGtgaagaagctgcagcaggattCAGCCAAGGAAATTCGGGATTTCGAGCGGGAGATCCAAATCCTGCACTCGCTGCAGCACGACTTCATCGTCCAGTACCGGGGGGTTTGCTACAGCCGGG GAATGCGCGGGCTCCGGCTGGTGATGGAATTCCTGCCCAACGGCTGCCTGCGGGATTACCTGCAGAAGAACCAGCCCCGCCTGGAGCACTGCACGCTGCTCCTCTACGCCTGGCAGATCTGCAAG GGCATGGAGTACCTGGGGGCGCAGCGCTGCGTGCACCGGGACCTGGCGAGCAGGAACATCCTGGTGGAGAGCGACAGCCACGTCAAGATCGGCGACTTCGGGCTGGCCAAGCTGCTGCCGCAGGACAAGGATTACTACGTGGTGCGGGAGCCCGGACAGAGCCCCGTTTTTTG GTACGCGCCGGAATCCCTGGCTGACAACATTTTCTCCCGCGCCTCCGACACCTGGAGCTTCGGGGTGCTGCTCTACGAGCTCTTCACCTACAGCTCCAAGAGCAAGAGCCCCTCGGAG GAATTCCTGCGGATGATGGGCACCGGGAAGCCGGCGCAGATCATCTGTCACCTGCTGGAGCTCCTCAAGGACAACCGGCGACTCCCGGCCCCCGCCGGCTGCCCCGCGGAG GTGTACGCGCTGATGATGAGCTGCTGGGCCTTCGCCCCCAGCGCCAGACCCACTTTCGGGCAGCTGGCCCCCAAAATCGAGGCGCTGCGGGATGGGAGGAGCAAAACGCGGGGGTAG